The following proteins are co-located in the Gossypium hirsutum isolate 1008001.06 chromosome A02, Gossypium_hirsutum_v2.1, whole genome shotgun sequence genome:
- the LOC121213521 gene encoding uncharacterized protein isoform X1, with amino-acid sequence MSGETNFQASMEARQMGYDQYHNIAASIDAVPSPVPPNIHGVPTTCVAGSSLWANLPSENGVLFTQGNPGVPTTYATGSSLWAHLPLENDVLFTQGHPGNKSSFLHLSF; translated from the exons ATGAGTGGGGAAACCAACTTTCAAGCTTCCATGGAAGCTCGACAAATGGGTTATG ACCAATACCATAACATTGCTGCCTCTATAGATGCTGTCCCCTCGCCTGTTCCACCCAATATTCATG GAGTCCCGACTACTTGTGTCGCTGGCTCCTCTTTGTGGGCAAATCTCCCCTCGGAGAATGGTGTTCTCTTCACTCAAGGCAATCCTG gaGTCCCGACTACGTATGCTACTGGCTCCTCTTTGTGGGCACATCTTCCATTGGAGAATGATGTTCTTTTTACTCAGGGCCATCCTGGTAATAAATCAAGTTTTTTGCATTTATCATTTTGA
- the LOC121213521 gene encoding uncharacterized protein isoform X2: MSGETNFQASMEARQMGYDQYHNIAASIDAVPSPVPPNIHGVPTTCVAGSSLWANLPSENGVLFTQGNPGVPTTYATGSSLWAHLPLENDVLFTQGHPAL; this comes from the exons ATGAGTGGGGAAACCAACTTTCAAGCTTCCATGGAAGCTCGACAAATGGGTTATG ACCAATACCATAACATTGCTGCCTCTATAGATGCTGTCCCCTCGCCTGTTCCACCCAATATTCATG GAGTCCCGACTACTTGTGTCGCTGGCTCCTCTTTGTGGGCAAATCTCCCCTCGGAGAATGGTGTTCTCTTCACTCAAGGCAATCCTG gaGTCCCGACTACGTATGCTACTGGCTCCTCTTTGTGGGCACATCTTCCATTGGAGAATGATGTTCTTTTTACTCAGGGCCATCCTG CTTTGTGA